From the genome of Papaver somniferum cultivar HN1 chromosome 2, ASM357369v1, whole genome shotgun sequence, one region includes:
- the LOC113350168 gene encoding uncharacterized protein LOC113350168: protein MSHLITCLISATATTTNVTTLKSSIPLLSIKNLTRRRSSRRKPIVLSSSSASYPSDASASVVPDERNSNSYPNKKNSSFVEPITTSKVPSAANNSSFNHALPAKPTGGPLFLFLQSTEGNIEKAIFDFRFLALFAIAGSLAGSLLCFLNGCVYIFDAYKVYWTSCVRGNHSGQMVLRLVEAIDVYLAGTVMLIFAMGLYGLFISNSPHDAPPSKDRALKGSSLFGMFALTERPTWMKISSLDELKTKVGHVIVMILLVKMFERSKTVIITTGVDLLSYSVCIFFSSASLYILHNLHKSD, encoded by the exons ATGTCTCATTTAATCACTTGCCTCATCTCTGCTACTGCTACTACTACAAATGTCACAACCCTCAAAAGTTCTATTCCATTACTCTCTATAAAGAACCttacaagaagaagaagtagtagaAGAAAACCCATTGTCCTCAGTAGCTCATCAGCATCATATCCTTCTGACGCTTCTGCTTCAGTTGTTCCCGACGAAAGAAACTCCAATTCTTATCCCAACAAGAAAAATTCTTCCTTTGTGGAACCCATTACAACTAGTAAAGTCCCATCGGCAGCTAATAATTCCAGCTTCAATCATGCCTTGCCGGCGAAACCCACTGGTGGTCCCCTGTTCCTATTCCTTCAATCTACCGAAGGGAACATTGAGAAA GCAATTTTTGACTTTCGGTTCTTGGCACTCTTTGCTATTGCAGGTTCATTAGCCGGTTCATTGTTGTGCTTTTTAAAC GGATGTGTTTACATTTTTGACGCATACAAGGTTTACTGGACAAGCTGTGTCAGAGGGAATCACTCTGGACAGATGGTTCTACGATTAGTTGAAGCTATTG ATGTTTATCTTGCGGGTACTGTGATGTTGATATTCGCCATGGGCTTGTACGGACTGTTTATAAGTAATTCTCCTCATGATGCACCTCCAAGCAAAGACCGTGCTCTAAAAGGATCTTCTTTGTTTGGCATGTTTGCTCTAACA GAGAGACCTACATGGATGAAAATAAGCTCACTTGACGAGTTAAAGACGAAAGTGGGACATGTTATTGTCATGATTCTATTGGTAAAGATGTTTGAGAGGAGCAAGACAGTGATAATAACTACAGGCGTGGATCTGCTAAGCTATtctgtatgtatttttttctcctCGGCTTCCTTGTATATTCTCCATAATTTGCATAAATCAGATTAG
- the LOC113350169 gene encoding RNA polymerase sigma factor sigD, chloroplastic-like: MASSNVCSSSSNRSPHLPSISFYCSLPTKPSSILILPQPLLSQSSSSSVSHKLGLIPVSDDLITTTANAVALANAALQAAKDAASVSSSQTSLASFHETDATTFDNDSDNEVSVLSDWRCLPVVVHDSSVSNTDSSRYRRRKRRKGVHFFEVDARNEYLEKSRSSRSSSSNYLTAKEEAEFSMDLKEGARLEAARNKLCDTRKEEPTISEWAEAVGMKRSSLERAILRISQSRNRITLSYRRLVVSIATAYQGRGLSLQDLVQEGSIGLLRGAERFDPGKGFKLSTYVYWWIKQAIIRAIEQKSRTIRLPGSMCEMVAKIAKTNTALTSKLGRWPTYEEIADTAGIDVSVIRLASMSNRTPISLDRTPPTLHGCVTLKEIIPGPDETRPETMFRRQQMKQNLHELLKTTLTEREEFVLYLHFGLNGDTPKSCDEIGRVLHLSRERVRQIRGFALAKLRDASATDNLGVYAL; this comes from the exons ATGGCTTCATCCAATgtctgttcttcatcttcaaaccgTTCTCCACACCTTCCTAGCATCTCTTTCTATTGCTCACTTCCAACAAAACCATCATCAATTTTAATACTTCCACAACCCCTTCTATCTCAatcctcatcttcttctgttTCACATAAACTAGGACTGATTCCTGTTTCTGACGACTTGATAACAACAACAGCCAATGCCGTAGCTCTTGCAAATGCAGCCCTTCAGGCTGCGAAAGATGCTGCTTCTGTTTCTTCCTCACAAACTAGTCTTGCCTCATTTCATGAAACGGATGCCACGACATTTGACAATGATAGTGACAATGAGGTATCAGTTTTAAGTGATTGGAGGTGCTTGCCGGTGGTGGTTCATGATAGTAGTGTTAGTAATACCGATAGTAGCAGATATAGGAGGAGAAAGCGACGGAAGGGTGTACATTTTTTCGAGGTGGATGCAAGGAATGAATACTTGGAGAAAAGCAGATCATCCAGGTCTTCATCATCAAATTATCTTACAGCAAAAGAAGAAGCTGAGTTCTCCATGGATCTCAAG GAAGGAGCACGTTTGGAAGCAGCAAGAAATAAATTATGTGATACGAGAAAGGAGGAACCAACAATATCAGAATGGGCTGAAGCCGTAGGGATGAAGAGAAGCAGCCTTGAAAGGGCAATTTTAAGGATAAGCCAGTCTAGAAATAGGATCACTCTCAGCTACAGAAGACTTGTTGTCTCCATAGCTACGGCTTATCAAGGAAGGGGATTAAGCCTTCAAGACCTTGTACAG GAAGGCAGCATAGGGCTGCTCAGAGGAGCTGAAAGATTTGATCCAGGAAAAGGATTTAAGCTCTCAACATATGTTTATTGGTGGATCAAACAAGCAATTATCCGAGCAATCGAACAAAAATCCAGGACAATCAGATTACCG GGAAGCATGTGTGAGATGGTGGCAAAAATTGCAAAGACTAACACTGCATTAACCAGCAAATTAGGGAGATGGCCTACCTATGAAGAAATTGCAGATACAGCCGGCATCGATGTCTCAGTCATACGACTGGCATCGATGAGCAATAGGACTCCAATCTCACTGGATCGGACCCCTCCAACACTTCATGGATGCGTGACGTTAAAG GAGATCATACCAGGGCCAGATGAAACAAGACCAGAAACAATGTTTAGAAGGCAACAAATGAAGCAAAATTTACATGAGCTTCTCAAGACAACGCTTACAGAAAGAGAAGAGTTTGTCTTGTATCTGCACTTTGGACTCAATGGGGATACTCCTAAATCCTGCGATGAGATTGGGAGGGTTTTGCATCTTTCTAGAGAGAGGGTTCGACAGATACGAGGATTTGCCCTGGCAAAACTGCGAGATGCTAGTGCTACAGATAATCTCGGAGTATATGCGTTGTAG